The DNA window CAGGTAGATTAAGACTGTTCTATCTAAGGCACGTGATTTATTGTTGAACTTGAAATGAGAGGGTTAAGTGTCCTAAGCCAGCACTCTGCTACTGTGCAGAGTTTGTAAATCTATCTGTTGAGTTCAATAGGATTTTTAACAACAGTTATGTCCCAAAAATACAGCCCGTTCTAGACTGGGAGCTGAGGTCCCCCATTGCAGTCTGATATATCTGGAGGCAGCCTTGGCACAGCAGTCTTCTTATTCAAGACACAGACACGGCACTGAGGAGGGTAGGAGTTCTCCTTACAGTCATCACTTTGCAGCGTTTATTCTCAATTGCTATTTCAGTATTGAGGTGGAGATCTCCACAGGAGACTTCATCTGCGTGGGGATGCAACAAGCTCCTTTTGAAAGACACACGGGGAGAACGCAATAGAGAGGACAGGAGCCTTTCTCAGCCCTTGCCGCAGGCTGTGCTACATGACAAGGCTCACAGCTTCTTGAGTGCAGGGAGCCGCACCTCACTGGATGCTGCGGCTCAGGTACTGCAGGAACATGCTGGCCAGCCGCGCCAGGTTCTCATCGCTGGGCTGCATCTTCGTGTAGCTGATGAACTGCCTGCGCAGCCGGCTCAGCTCGGCCAGCCCGACGGCCCGCGGCAGCACCAGCCCCTCCTCCGCGCCGGGGACGCGCAGCAGCTCTCCGGGCCGCGCCCCGTCGCTCTGGGCGGCCACGATCGCGGCCACCACGTCGTGCGTGGCGCGGTCGAGGCGGTGCAGGAAGGCTCCGGACTGTAGCGGCTGGCTGCGCGTGGCGCggtgcggcggcggcggggcgctGTCGAAGATGGCGGCGCGGATGTCGGCCAGCGGCAGCGGCTCCTCGCCGCGCACGGCGAACAGCGGCCGGTCCCAGCGGTTACGCGGGTCCGGGGCCTCGAAGGGCGGCTCAGCGGGGCCGACGCAGTGCAGCAGGCAGCGCGCCGTGCCCGCCTGCCGCGCCGCGCAGTACAGCTCGTACCGGACGCTGCGCAGCTCGTTGCCCGCGTCCACGATCACCACGTCGCGCCGGCTCAGCAGCCGCTCCACCTCGGCCCGCACAGCGGCACGGCCGCCCTCCGCCTCGGCCACGACGTGCgcccgccgctccgctccgcccaGCGCGTCCCGCAGCTCGGCCGCACGCCGGCTCTTGCCGCTGCCCGGCGGCCCGCACAGCACCACCAGCGGCATCGCGCTCTGCGACACGGCGCCGCGCCGACCCGGAAGCGACCGCCGCCGCTTCCGCTCCCGTCGGACCCGTCGCCGTGGCAACGCGGAGCGCCCCGGGCCTGCGCGACAGCCGGCCCTGAACGGGGGTCTGAGCACAAACTGCGGCCCTGCACAGCGCCTCCTTTTGTACGCATATGTCGGAAAAGTGTCAAAACTGCCGCTTATAAACGCATCCGAGCAGTGCTGCCGGCATTCACATCACCTCGGGCAGTGAGAGGAGCTCAGCACGTCAAGCTATAAGCTTCAACAAGCTGTAAGGAGCTGAGCACCGCCTCGTACCTTTGTTAATAAGCTCTATTTTCCGGGGTTAAATTCAGGACTGGTTAACACTGCTACAGAACCCGGGTGAACTTCTGAAGCTTTCCTGTATATAAGTAAGCACCATACCTGGCTGCTGCCTCTTTCTTCCCGTCCTCCAGCGTTCTCCAGTGGATGTGATCTCCAAAACCTGCCAGGAATAAAGCTTTAGCAGTGCTGCAGTTATAACCCAGCACCAGGAGGAAACAGCCCTCCCGAATACGCTCAGCTCATAATACATTCTTTTAGGACATAACTGCAGTCCTCAAATACGTCTGTGAATCCTTACAACCTACGCAGTTATACTGAGGAATCCCACTGAAACTAATTAACAAAACCAAATCACACACTCATGAATATTCAGTTATGCAAAGGACAAAAACGATTCCCAGAGCAAAGCTGAAAACTGCCTGCTGATTATTCCCTATTGTTTCCCAACCTATGAACATTTATTAACTGATTAATGACAAATTAAACGTTGCCATCTGGCTTCCTAAATCCTCGTGAATGGGAGCAAACATCAAACACACCCAGACCAACAAATCATGACTAAATGCTCTAAAACTGTTATGCTAAGTATTACCACGGCTGATAATTGACATCAGAGACTAAGAAGGAACACTGCTAGGCAGGTCTCTGAGCATTCCAGTGACCAAACAACGTGGGGAACATCCAACAAGCAGGTATCAAACCCTGTCCTGTCAGCtaacaacaggaaaacagagaCTGCCATCTTTTAGGCACAGCCATCACATGAAGAGCTGCGATGGAGGGGATCTGACATAAGAGGAGCCTTTGAAGGACTCAGAGGTCCCATCTCTGCAGGACATGGGCTGTACTGAAAGGTCAAACTCAGCCGTGGCTTTCCCCTCCCCATTGCTGAGGGCTGGGGTGACTCAGTGACACGGCACAGGAATATCCTCTGCAAGGGGACAGTCTGGGGAGCTGCAGTAGGACCGGGAGCCAGAAGCTGCCCGGCGCTGGCAGCATGGCGGGCTGTACCTCCAGTAAACACCTGTGGCAAAGAACCCACAGAGTGGAGCAAAGCCGTGCGGCACCTTCCTTCGGCATCTGGGAGACCGGAGCTGCTGGCACGGTGTTTTATGACCTCAGCTCATCTCCCAGTACAAACTACCGTGAACATGTGTGACACAACACAGCAAACATTTGCTCCAGCTACCAGCGAGGCACTGACGTGCAGACTTGTAGGGGCTGAGGGGAGCTGGAAGCCGTGAGGTTCACAGTTTCATTCGCTCCGAATGCCAACACGTTGAGTTTCATTCAAAGGCCACCATGCTGACACAGGGGCAGTGTTCTGTCCCAGCTAACAGAGCCGCGCAGTGTAGCTCAAGGCTCGCACTGCACCCAACAGCTGCCTTCGGGGCAACAGCGCAGCACCGCGCCGGGTGAAGCTCGCAGGGAGCCGAGCCGCCAACCACGGCAacagcgcggggcgggcgggccgggCGGAGCGGGCTGTTACCGTGAGAGGCTGTCACCGAGGGGACCGACCTCCCACAGCCGCCTGGGACagcggccccggcccggcccggccccaaCGGCCCCAACAGCCCCAACAGCCCCAGCCCCCCCCCGCCGCCCGTCACGTGCAAACCGCGCCCGAATCTGCTCTGACCCTTTCCGAGCccctcggcggcggcggcggccatCAGCAGGCAGAGGCAAAGGGCGGAGGCTGCGGCGGGCTGAGGCCTCATGGTGCGGGCGGCGCGCGGTTCGGTGCCGTGTAGCGGTGCAGCCCGGAGCGGCCCCGCCGAGCTTTTGCctttttatgcctttttttttttctccttttttttaaagCGCCGGAAGTGACGCAATGCGGATGTGGGCGGGGCCGCCGGGCCCTCTGGGGGCCGCCATGTCCGCCGCGGAGCGGACTACGATTCCCGGCGTGCCCCGCGCCCCGGGCgcgcgccgccccgcccccgccGTTATGCAAATGCTGTGGGCGCCGCCGCCAATCCGTGTCCGGGGGCGGGCCGCGGAGCGCCGTCACGTGGCGCGAagcttcctttctctgtgcGGCGCTCTTTCCTCGCTCTGCCGCCATCTTGTTCACCGCGTGCAGCGCTGCGGACGGGCCTCCGTGCTCAGGTGAGAACGGCCCGCGCCTGCCGGCCCCGCGCGCGCGGCCCTGAGGGAGCGGGAGGGCGGGCGGGCTGTGCGGGCTGTGCGGCGCTCGGCCCCGTTCCGTTCCCGTGGGCCGGGCCCTGGTTGCGGGGCAGAGGGCGGAGGAGTGAGGCCGTGCCCCGGGGCTCGGAGCTGCAGTCTCCCGTGTCCCGTTTGGCCGCGCTGTCCCGCAGGCCTCTGGCTGCCCAGATATGCGGCCTGCGGCCTCCAGCCCCCCCTCGGCTGCGCCGGACCCGGCGGTGTTGGAGGCCTCCGTCCTTCTGTCGCTCTGGTGCATCGCGCGTTCCTTCCGTCCCTGAGGGCCTCTCGGGGCTGATCTGCGACGGGGCCGTTTTTCAGCCCATACCGGGCTCTCGTGTCTTCTGGCCTTTAGAGGTCACGCTTGGCCCGTGGCGGAGCCCAGATGACTGACTTGCTGGCCATTGGGTTGAAGCAGTGGCTGCCAGAGGTCCGCGTTCGTACTGTGGCACTGCGTGAACCTCCTTGAGTTTGGAGCCAGCTCgtgacccatagagacctacCGTAGGTTTGTTGTTTGGAAGCAGTGCAGGTGGCTGAGCGGTGAGCCTCTCCCcgggctctgtgcagcacaaaGGTGCGTTCTTTGGGGCGGCCCGTGCAGGTTTGGGGCTGAGTCAGTAGCGAGGTGGGTCCAGCAGTGAGCTGACAGACTTGGAAATGTACGGCTGCTGCCTCGAACTGATGCAACATCAAACGTATTGCTGGTTTGCGTCATCGTGGTGCAGATGCTGCTTCTGCGGAGCTGCTTTGTGTTATTTAGATGGTGTGCTGTTGAGATATTCTTGTTCGTGTGCTTCCGTGAGTTATTTCAGTgacttttttcttaatattttggTAGTTAACTTGTATTTGTACCTCATTCTTTAGACACAACACTATGAATCAAGAAAAACTAGCCAAGCTTCAAGCTCAGGTCCGAATAGGAGGAAAGGTAAGAAAGCCACGAGAGCCGTAGTACTTGCTGTGGTTGGATCTGTAGGCTCGGAGAGAAACTTCTCATTAGAAGGCATGTAGGGGCCTGAAACAAAGTTTCTTCATGTGATGTGAGCCTGAAACGGTCTGCGTCTTACTACTAGCTGtaaagcagttttatttcagttcacaGGTACTGTATGAGTAGTTCCAGAGTGTAAGCACTTTCTAAATCAGGGACCTGTTGTGACCTGTATTCAGGTCAGTTTAAGCTTACCTGATGCTTGTTTGAGTTCTTTCTCTTCTACCTGTTGGGAAGTTTCTTCTTTGGTATGGGCTCCATGTTTATCTGGCTGTGCACTGAGCTCTTCTTTTCACCTGTGCCAGCCTGTATGTAATATGACCAAGAAAGCAGCATGTAGCTGACTCCATGTGAGTATTCATTTCCTAACTATAGGCGGAAGTCTGGGGGATTGTACAGAAGCTTGCAAATTAGAAACTGCCTTTGGAGCAGTTTAAAAGTATTAACTACTTACTTACAAAAGAGTGGATTTCTAGATTTGGTTCATCTTGGGTGAAACGAAGCTCTTAACCAGTGTTTTTACATGTTGCTTATAAGCTAATATTTCTATAATCCAGCTTTTGCAAAAAGGAAATAGTTCTGTGCTTCTTCTGGCTTCTACAGTTaagaagaattttaaagctGGGACTGGCAACTAAAACTATAAGTGAAGGGAAGAAAGTTGAGACGTGTTTTTCTGCCACAGAGCGTTCTTACAACTTGGAAAAGAGATGTTGCTGAGTATGAGGTGACTTTCAATTGAAAGTGCTGTGAGAATCTGAGCGTTGCAGGCTGTTCTGTTGATTCTTTTCCAGGGAACAGCTCGCAGAAAGAAGAAGGTGgtgcacagaacagcaacagCTGATGACAAAAAACTTCAGAGCTCACTCAAAAAACTGGCAGTAAATAACATTGCTGGCATTGAGGAGGTATAGTAATAGTGTTTCCTATGTGAAATTAAATTCATTGTGGTGGCTTGGTGTTGCtgtttactttcattttctatctCAGATTCCTTTGTCTGTTTATGTACTGGTGAcgttactttgttttcttttaatttgtctCGTTTACATTAATGTGCACATAACTagaaagaggagggaaaaggtTCTACTATCCAGACAGCGAGCCCAGGGGGATAGTAAGCTGTCTATGATGCATGTCTTTTGCATTAACTGCAGAACAAAAGAGCTCTTGGTTCTTAACCTCTTGAACTGAAATTACCTAATTTTAACAGTAGAGCAATGTGTGTATTTATTGCACAAGCACATTCAGTTCTTGTGTGGTGCAGAACGTAAAGGAGGGAATCAAAATCCTTGGAATAGGAACCTACAAGTCCATGTTATCAGAACTGGATGCTTTgacactgtgaaaataaaaccaggaTTGTTTTTGGTAGAGGCAGGAGTCTGGTATTTCTCACAGCACTAGCAAAGCTCTACGGAAGCAGCTTCTGTGTTGGAATGAAAGGCTTCAGGTATTCTGTACTATTTTTGTGTGTTAAGTTTTCAGGATAAAACATGAACTGGAATAGAAACTCTTTTGCTGTAGGGAGTGACGCTTTTAtgtgggaggaggaggtgtTCCTTCATCACGAGCTCCATGTTATAGCACTGCTTGGTTGAAAAAGCATACTTAATCTGTGATTAATTAATTTAAGCAGGGCTACGAGGTGACCCAGAGGTGTCTTTGTGCACTCCAAAGGCAAATGCAGATTCAATAGAAGCCTGGGGTGCCTGAAAGCCTTCATACCACTGTGCAGAAACACTTCTAAGTTTGTCTGTTACCAGAGTATGGTGTGTTAGAAGCTGTGGTAGACGAAcaggcctttttctttttgcccccTCAGAGAGTATAAGATCTTCTTTCAGACACAGTTAAGGTTTAAAGTGTGTTGACATGGAGGAAGATTGTTCAAAATTCTTCAGCCTTGACAGCTTGGTACATAATTACAGTACGCTGCTGTATTATTCAGGTAGACCCAAATGGACTTACATACATAGAAACTGGGGAGGTTTGTAATGTTGAGTAAAACACAGGCAGGTAATTATCTGTGATTTGTTTTGGAGAGTCTTTAATAAATAAGAACATGACTGGGCTTAAAGCATTTGTCACTTCACCTTAGTTATGGAGGGAACTATTTGCTGTTTAAGAAAAAGTTCTCatcaaaacatattttgaagGTTGAAAATTAGTAACTTAGGTGTGTTAGATGAGTTCTTCACTTGacaattttttctctctgaccTCTAATAACCTTTCAGTATTCGGAAGTACCAATAAAAGATTGCATCTGTTtgtagaagtaaaaacaaaatctgctgAAAGGTATTGGAATGAGCTTCAATAGCAGGAGCTAAGCgggcagctgtgctggctgtaaGCTTAATCTCTGGTGATTCAGAATGCCAGGACAGGGGAGCAGAATGGTTGTATGCTGTGCTTAGTCTCAAAAGGGTCGTCATGGAATTACTAGGAGAGCACAGAAGCCAGTTTGAGTGCAGCTAATTTATaaatctgcagtgctgtaagGGAGGAGTGAGGAGGGAATCTCAGCATTGGGCATTTTCAGCAAGTAGGCCAGATCGCGAGCCTTAGGCTTTTGCCAattctgctgcaggaacagtGATGTTTTCCTGATAGGTGGCATAAATAGCTGGGAATGGCAGTGTCTTAAACTGCTGTGTCAAGGCTTTTCTGTTACTGCTTTTAGTTTGTGAAGAGTTACCACAGAGTTGGTTTTCCTTCTGAGACATTCCTGCTATTAACTAGTTTATGCCTTAAAGGCTAATAGCCTGCATATTTTACCTTAATCAAAAATACACCTAGGTTGTATGGTAACACTTCAACTGTGTATATTATCACTCTATAGATACCTGTATTTCTCTAAGGCAGCTATAGCTGTTAATTCAGCCTTTTCATACACTGTATGTCTGAGCCACCTCCCTGTTcccttactttttttcctcctagtaTGGGTGATGCTAATTCTTAGTGCAGTACACGTGGCTGTATTATTACCTATACTTCTGTAGTTTCTTtagttttaatatttaaatctagttttgaaataataatttatcaTACTTTTCTTCAACAAGATGCTGCAGCATTTGGTAAATGTTACTCTTTATGTATTTGAACAGGTGAACATGATAAAAGATGATGGAACAGTTATTCACTTCAACAACCCTAAGGTTCAGGCATCCCTCTCTGCTAACACTTTTGCAATCACTGGTCATGCAGAGGCTAAACCGATCACAGAAATGCTTCCAGGCATCTTAAGCCAGCTTGGTGCTGACAGCTTAACAAGTCTCAGGAAGTTAGCAGAACAATTCCCAAGACAAGGTAGGTCTTAGTGGAATCTTACACTGATGGTTGAAAATATATGTATGCAGTCTTAAAATGTTAACCCAAATTTAATAGCATCGCATgccacttaaataaaaaaatgtattacttGTATTAGCCTCTGTTGTGGAAATgtaatggaaaggaaaatggtcactgtttttctttttcccccaagaTTTTACATAGGCTGACCttggtttaaaaataagagCTCTGCTAAGTCAGGTGTGCAGTAATTCCAGGCGCACAGCTGCCTATGACAGAAtagttaagaaaaacaaaagtagaagTTTTTACCCAGAAAATCTcagcaggttttgtttgtgAAGGTACTGATTGTTTTCTACAATATGTTTTTGTTGCGCACCATATTGCGTAATATTACTAGGCGAACGAAAATGCCTTTGATAATTGAGAAGGATGGATTAtaataattgtattttattatgaCCTCAGTACCAATAGTTCCTTACTGTGATGGCAAGTCAGCTTTAAGTTAGGTGGACCATtgagaagaaatacttgaaGTTCTTGCATTTCAGATGACTTCTAGTGTGATCCAAGGTCCGTGACTTAGAGAAGGGTAGGTTTCATGTAGGACCCTTGATGCAGAGATGCTTATTCCACACTTGTGGCCTCTTGGTAATTGAATCATATGATGCTATTTCTctggtgtcactgcatcaatggacaagggaagagcagctgatgtcatctgtctggaattcagcaaggcttttgacacaGCAGCCCACAAAATCCTTCTCCAAATTGGcaagatatggatttgatgggtgcGCTGTTcaatggatgaagaactggctgcaggattGAGTCCAGAAAGTGGTGGTCAGTAGCTccatgtctggatggagattgGTGACgagtgttcattgcaggggaattggactagatgacctttaaaggtcccttccagctctaaggATTCTTTGGTTCTGCATGCTGGTCCCAGATGAGTATAACATGATCATTGCATTAAAACACTTGGCTTCAGTTAAAAGATACAGTCACTGCTGATTTTTGTCATTTGATCTTTTGTTAGCTCTGCATTAATATGGCAAAGCGTTTGAAAACGGCTGTGTTAATGTTCACAAATGGATCTTTTGATCATGCTGATTATTCTTGATGTTCTGGTCACTTGCATGCTTGTTTCTAATGGGGTGAGCAGGATGGAGGGGAATGCCTCCTGTTTTCATCAGTATATTAAgtcctgttttgttgtgtggttGTCCCTAATCCTGTATAATGAGAACTCAGCaccagatttctttttatagtGTTGGACAGTAAAGCACCAAAATCTGAAGATATTGATGAAGAAGATGATGATGTCCCAGGTAAGCACGTTCACGTAGATGTCCatttaatgtacttaaaattaaatgcatgaaTTTAATACTTAGCCCTTGATGTAATTATTCCTCTCAATTGCTAAGAGAGGCTTAACATGCTGGGCAGCATTGAAATAGTGATGATTCTGGATTCCAGCTTTTGAAAATAGTTTGCCTTGATGAAATTGCTTAATTTCTAGCTTAAAATATGGGGAGGTTGACTGGGTGAGTGAAATATCTGAATAAGATTTTAGGGCTGGAAAGTAAAATATCTGTAAAAAGATGTGCTTGGCACCGTGTTCAGAACATCACTTGAAATCATTCTGGGGTgggattttcatttctgaagtagAAGAAATTAAGCTTCGTGTCAGTGTCTTAGTTTGTTGAGAAATTTTCCTTCCCAGTTGTTAGTTGGTTGTTAACTGTGTAAATTACCTCGTTATTTTGTATGCATCAGTATGGtgtattagcaaaaaaaaaaccaaaacccaacaaattgATGACCCAGATTTTCAGGTCTGGCAGTGGGTTTGAGTTTACGTAAAATTACATGGGTCTCTTCAGAGTTACCTGCTTCCCGAGTGCAACAGTAGGTGTTTGCTTACCTAGAGTTAGTTGAACTGGTGGCTCGAGGCTCAACTGCATTTGGTAGAGCACCTCTGAAAATCAGTCTGCCTTCATGTTGGAACCTCCATTCTGAGTGTTCTGGTATATCTGCTTCTTTGCATACATTCAAACAAATCctattttttaaagctgtttcaAGTCCcactaaaaaaagaagaaaactgtacGTGACTGTCTAGTTTCGTattagaaatgcatttcattaaaCTGGAGTTGTTGTTTCTGGGCATCGCTGTATTAAATATCTTCATCTCTTTCAGATCTCGTAGAAAACTTTGATGAAGCATCAAAGAATGAAGCTAACTAAATCATTAATAGTTCTGGAAGCTGGCATGGACTAGATTTAAGAAATCAGCTATGTGGTTCCaaagttttaaagaaacagagaacaTCATCTGTTAATAGTTCagtaatataaatattttgtatttttatgatactgtttgttcagcattttctgtcagttgattttgcattttgcacTTACTCCCAGGATCTACTCTTTTggtcaaaacaaaaaatgtcagtGCAGTTTGGAGGGGTGTGTGcatgtgcgtgtgtgtatgtgtgtgggTGTACATACAGTGGAGAACAAATTGGAGAACACTTTTATTTAAccatcttcccttttcttttgaaagaaataaaataaatgttcagcatTGTTACTTTTGATTATCACCAAGTAGTACACAGGAGTAGAGTTAAGTTTTGTCCACGTTCTGTGACCTGAAGGCATTACACCATTTAGAATTCGGGTTTAGTCTGCGTTAACTATTGTACTTGAAGATATTTCTCATCCACATTGAAATGTAGACAATGTTTGTTGTTAACTTTATGTTGAGGCCCACTTGTTACCTTAGACAAGCTATTTT is part of the Excalfactoria chinensis isolate bCotChi1 chromosome 8, bCotChi1.hap2, whole genome shotgun sequence genome and encodes:
- the BTF3L4 gene encoding transcription factor BTF3 homolog 4, whose amino-acid sequence is MNQEKLAKLQAQVRIGGKGTARRKKKVVHRTATADDKKLQSSLKKLAVNNIAGIEEVNMIKDDGTVIHFNNPKVQASLSANTFAITGHAEAKPITEMLPGILSQLGADSLTSLRKLAEQFPRQVLDSKAPKSEDIDEEDDDVPDLVENFDEASKNEAN
- the KTI12 gene encoding protein KTI12 homolog encodes the protein MPLVVLCGPPGSGKSRRAAELRDALGGAERRAHVVAEAEGGRAAVRAEVERLLSRRDVVIVDAGNELRSVRYELYCAARQAGTARCLLHCVGPAEPPFEAPDPRNRWDRPLFAVRGEEPLPLADIRAAIFDSAPPPPHRATRSQPLQSGAFLHRLDRATHDVVAAIVAAQSDGARPGELLRVPGAEEGLVLPRAVGLAELSRLRRQFISYTKMQPSDENLARLASMFLQYLSRSIQ